One genomic segment of Salinigranum rubrum includes these proteins:
- a CDS encoding ABC transporter permease, producing MSLRTGVSTETTEPTRFESELRRHLRGLGGLGIFLAVWWVGAATTQPSYLVPGPLDSTRAFLELFATSTSVVVPVVRAEVVLPTGLAHLAQTLFHYVPGLLLGATAGIGLGLATGWNETLDDWIQPLVRVLRPIPPLAWIVFAIVWFGIHHTGAAFIVFVGAFWINFYGAYGGVEGVSGELTDAASTLGVERDLSMLRLVALPSAAPQVLTGFRTSIGRCWMIVVGAELFGAPGVGYEIVNASNNLAMATSVAYMFLISLAFLCMDVGFRLVERRVLAWR from the coding sequence ATGAGTCTCAGGACGGGTGTCAGCACCGAGACGACCGAGCCCACCCGGTTCGAGAGCGAACTCCGTCGACATCTCCGGGGGCTCGGCGGCCTCGGCATCTTTCTCGCCGTCTGGTGGGTCGGCGCGGCGACGACCCAGCCGTCGTACCTCGTGCCGGGGCCGCTCGACTCGACCCGGGCGTTCCTCGAACTGTTCGCGACCTCGACCTCCGTCGTCGTGCCCGTCGTGCGTGCCGAGGTCGTCCTCCCGACTGGGCTCGCACACCTCGCACAGACGCTGTTTCACTACGTTCCCGGGTTGCTCCTCGGGGCGACTGCCGGGATCGGTCTCGGACTGGCGACGGGTTGGAACGAGACCCTCGACGACTGGATACAGCCGCTCGTTCGGGTGCTTCGCCCGATTCCCCCGCTGGCGTGGATCGTCTTCGCCATCGTGTGGTTCGGGATTCACCACACCGGCGCGGCGTTCATCGTCTTCGTCGGGGCGTTCTGGATCAACTTCTACGGCGCCTACGGAGGGGTGGAAGGCGTCTCGGGCGAGTTGACGGACGCCGCCTCGACGCTCGGCGTCGAGCGTGACCTCTCGATGCTACGACTCGTCGCGCTGCCGAGCGCCGCGCCTCAGGTGTTGACCGGGTTCCGGACGAGCATCGGTCGCTGCTGGATGATCGTCGTCGGGGCCGAACTGTTCGGCGCGCCCGGCGTCGGCTACGAAATCGTCAACGCCTCGAACAACCTCGCGATGGCGACCAGCGTCGCCTACATGTTTCTCATCAGCCTCGCCTTCCTGTGTATGGACGTCGGCTTTCGACTCGTCGAGCGGAGGGTTCTCGCGTGGCGCTGA
- a CDS encoding energy-coupling factor ABC transporter permease, with translation MAHIHLGEGSFPLWALVLWTTLGVALVSAVVYRVRKGGVETHQIALAGIGAAASFAIFQLNIPVWGGIHMNLTGLVGILAGPLLGALIALVVNIFSAALGHGAVGLLGANTLVNASEAIVAYYAFKALLRMDWDVFPAGASAATLGLSAGAVLMGAIIVISGVNGSALPRGDLTIAVAGLVGLNLGVAVIEGVLTGFVVQFLASVRPDLVGLADRTAGEESTGVTA, from the coding sequence ATGGCACACATCCATCTCGGTGAAGGCTCGTTCCCGCTGTGGGCGCTCGTGCTGTGGACGACCCTCGGTGTCGCACTCGTTAGCGCGGTCGTCTACCGGGTCCGAAAGGGCGGAGTTGAGACCCACCAGATCGCCCTCGCCGGAATCGGCGCGGCGGCGAGTTTCGCGATCTTCCAGCTGAACATCCCCGTGTGGGGCGGCATTCACATGAATCTCACCGGCCTCGTGGGCATTCTCGCTGGGCCGTTGCTCGGTGCGCTTATCGCGCTGGTGGTCAACATCTTCTCGGCCGCGCTTGGCCACGGCGCTGTCGGCCTGCTCGGGGCTAACACGCTGGTGAACGCCTCCGAAGCGATCGTCGCCTACTACGCGTTCAAAGCCCTGCTGCGGATGGACTGGGACGTCTTCCCCGCCGGTGCGAGCGCTGCGACGCTTGGCCTCTCGGCTGGAGCCGTCCTGATGGGCGCTATCATCGTCATCAGTGGCGTGAACGGCAGCGCGCTGCCCCGCGGAGACCTGACCATTGCCGTCGCCGGCTTAGTCGGGCTCAACCTCGGCGTCGCCGTCATCGAGGGGGTCCTGACCGGCTTCGTCGTCCAGTTCCTCGCCTCGGTTCGGCCCGACCTCGTCGGCCTCGCAGACCGCACCGCCGGTGAGGAGTCCACCGGGGTGACCGCCTGA
- a CDS encoding cobalamin transport operon protein codes for MDRWKQYGGLAGLFAVCLAAGLWGFTSTGGALPWANRSAQALQRGVQQSGGALVDTGRGIVVAGPIRNGGMMLEFVGVVVLLAVIGIGLYVYADRYREHDESDRATR; via the coding sequence ATGGACCGCTGGAAGCAGTACGGCGGGCTCGCCGGGTTGTTCGCAGTCTGCCTCGCTGCCGGTCTCTGGGGGTTCACCTCGACCGGCGGCGCACTCCCCTGGGCCAATCGCTCCGCACAGGCGCTCCAACGTGGGGTCCAGCAGAGCGGCGGTGCACTCGTCGACACCGGTCGCGGCATCGTCGTCGCCGGTCCGATCCGCAACGGCGGAATGATGCTCGAGTTCGTCGGCGTCGTCGTCTTGCTCGCGGTCATCGGGATTGGCCTGTACGTGTACGCCGACCGCTACCGTGAGCACGATGAGTCGGACCGTGCGACCCGGTGA
- a CDS encoding energy-coupling factor transporter transmembrane component T family protein gives MTTLSNHVPDPRLITAYAEHREGPLHRVNPWTKVGVVGALVLAVTVVDSLAVLAGLYAATLAVYGISGLPYGRLVYWYTLPLLFVVSVAGPLAFLEPGVPIGGALATPVGELSVTWAGASLFGELTCRSLTVATFALTTTMTTRYADIAYLLGRLLPRPVDQVALLTYRFTFVMIETLEDLVKGVLARGASLSEFWANRRTYARILGMTLLTAIERSERLVKSMEARGYDGDITLYGDVPRPPPRELFVVVACYAGVVLYGLVAVYGVVQL, from the coding sequence GTGACGACTCTCTCGAACCACGTCCCGGACCCGCGGCTCATCACGGCCTACGCCGAGCACCGTGAGGGGCCGCTCCACCGGGTCAACCCGTGGACGAAGGTCGGGGTCGTCGGCGCGCTCGTCCTCGCAGTGACCGTCGTCGACAGCCTCGCGGTACTCGCGGGCCTCTACGCAGCGACGCTCGCGGTCTACGGGATTTCCGGGCTCCCGTACGGACGGCTCGTCTACTGGTACACGCTGCCGTTGCTGTTCGTCGTCTCGGTGGCGGGACCGCTCGCGTTCCTCGAACCAGGGGTACCGATCGGCGGGGCGCTCGCCACCCCGGTCGGAGAGCTGTCGGTCACGTGGGCAGGCGCTTCGCTGTTCGGGGAGCTGACCTGCCGGTCGCTCACCGTCGCCACGTTCGCGCTGACCACGACGATGACCACCCGGTACGCCGACATCGCCTATCTGCTCGGTCGCCTCCTCCCCCGACCGGTCGACCAGGTCGCCCTCCTCACCTACCGGTTCACGTTCGTCATGATCGAGACGCTCGAGGACCTGGTGAAGGGCGTGCTCGCCCGCGGCGCATCCCTCTCGGAGTTCTGGGCGAACCGCAGGACCTACGCTCGGATCCTCGGGATGACGCTGCTGACGGCGATCGAGCGCTCAGAACGGCTCGTCAAGTCGATGGAGGCCCGCGGCTACGATGGCGACATCACGCTGTACGGCGACGTCCCGCGTCCGCCGCCTCGTGAACTCTTCGTCGTGGTCGCCTGCTACGCCGGCGTCGTGCTCTACGGACTCGTCGCGGTCTATGGGGTGGTCCAGCTATGA
- a CDS encoding energy-coupling factor ABC transporter ATP-binding protein, whose translation MSADHAGERTPLVDLQCEAHTYPDGTVGMHDVDFSVHHDEVVALVGGNGAGKSTLLEHLNATLVPDEGELVVGGTAITEDNKAYARREVGFVFQDADTQLVAPTVLDDVMFGLQNYGVSGEEAKRRAREALATVDAAHLEERIPHYLSGGEKRLVGLAGVLVLEPSVVVLDEPLAGLDPERSLLVADRIRQIHREGISVVVSTHDLEFAAEIADRVCVMAAGNVVGSGTPREVFYDDALLERANLHPPAAVRIARNAGLDTSTQPVTEADLVTLLADRAAASGTVRAGSLDCSGGD comes from the coding sequence ATGAGCGCCGACCACGCGGGGGAACGGACGCCGCTGGTCGACCTCCAGTGCGAAGCCCACACGTACCCAGACGGGACGGTCGGGATGCACGACGTCGACTTCTCCGTACACCACGACGAGGTGGTCGCGCTCGTCGGGGGCAACGGGGCGGGCAAGTCGACGCTCCTCGAACATCTGAACGCGACGCTGGTGCCCGACGAGGGCGAACTCGTCGTCGGCGGCACGGCGATCACCGAGGATAACAAGGCATACGCCCGGAGGGAGGTCGGGTTCGTCTTTCAGGATGCCGACACCCAACTGGTCGCTCCCACGGTGCTGGACGACGTGATGTTCGGTCTCCAGAACTACGGCGTGTCGGGAGAGGAGGCCAAACGACGAGCACGTGAAGCACTGGCGACTGTCGACGCCGCACACCTCGAAGAGCGAATCCCGCACTATCTCAGCGGTGGTGAAAAACGCCTCGTTGGCCTCGCCGGCGTGCTCGTGTTGGAACCGAGCGTGGTCGTCCTCGACGAGCCGCTGGCGGGCCTCGACCCGGAACGCTCGCTGTTGGTCGCCGACCGGATCCGTCAGATCCACCGGGAGGGTATCAGCGTGGTGGTGTCGACCCACGATCTCGAGTTCGCCGCCGAAATCGCCGACCGGGTCTGCGTGATGGCAGCGGGCAACGTCGTCGGAAGCGGGACGCCCCGAGAGGTGTTCTACGACGACGCGCTGCTGGAGCGGGCGAACCTCCACCCGCCAGCGGCGGTCCGCATCGCCCGGAACGCGGGGCTCGATACCAGCACTCAGCCAGTCACAGAAGCCGACCTCGTGACGCTCCTCGCCGACCGCGCTGCTGCGTCCGGGACAGTTCGAGCGGGGTCGCTCGATTGCAGCGGCGGAGACTGA
- a CDS encoding Gfo/Idh/MocA family protein, with amino-acid sequence MTYDVALVGTGADPDDPSTDGFAMAYRHARAYSRLESCRVAACADIVIENARRFAAEYDIDEDGVFREYETMLEEAEPDIVSVCVPPAIHADIVIGCAESDVPQAIHCEKPMAGTWGECREMARVCDEHDIQLTFNHQRRFGHPFRKAKVLVDDGSIGRLERIEVGGKNLYDYGSHLFDLCGYFTEQEPVEYVLGQIDYSEENVQFGMHNENQSIVQWRYENGVGGMASTGAESLLRSQMRLVGDDGVIEIGHEDGPPLRFRSSSTTGWMAVDTEGDTVHGPTSSRASAAVRFVADRLPLVPADRLVPEPSTFVDRAIADVVASLAESRESELSASNALQATELIFAAWESARRRGRVDLPLDVETNPLEEMVTDGHLPVQPSSSASSS; translated from the coding sequence GTGACATACGACGTGGCACTCGTCGGTACCGGTGCGGACCCCGACGACCCCAGCACGGACGGGTTCGCGATGGCGTACCGTCACGCACGGGCGTACAGTCGGTTGGAGTCGTGTCGTGTCGCCGCCTGTGCGGACATCGTCATCGAGAACGCACGACGGTTCGCGGCGGAGTATGACATCGACGAGGACGGGGTGTTCAGAGAGTACGAGACGATGCTCGAGGAGGCCGAACCCGACATCGTCAGCGTCTGTGTCCCGCCGGCGATTCACGCGGACATCGTCATCGGCTGTGCGGAGAGTGACGTCCCGCAAGCGATTCACTGCGAGAAGCCGATGGCCGGCACGTGGGGCGAGTGCCGCGAGATGGCCCGCGTCTGCGACGAACACGACATCCAACTCACGTTCAACCACCAGCGACGGTTCGGTCACCCGTTTCGGAAGGCGAAGGTCCTGGTCGACGACGGCTCGATCGGACGGCTCGAACGCATCGAGGTCGGCGGGAAAAACCTGTACGACTACGGGTCGCACCTGTTCGATCTCTGTGGGTACTTCACGGAACAGGAGCCGGTCGAGTACGTGCTCGGTCAGATCGACTACTCCGAAGAGAACGTCCAGTTCGGGATGCACAACGAGAACCAGTCCATCGTCCAGTGGCGGTACGAAAACGGCGTGGGAGGGATGGCGTCGACCGGAGCCGAGAGTCTCCTCCGGAGCCAGATGCGACTCGTCGGTGACGACGGCGTCATCGAAATCGGGCACGAGGACGGACCACCGCTTCGGTTCCGGTCGAGTTCGACCACGGGATGGATGGCCGTCGATACCGAGGGCGATACGGTTCACGGCCCGACGAGCAGTCGGGCCTCCGCCGCCGTCCGGTTCGTCGCCGACAGGCTTCCGCTCGTCCCCGCCGACCGCCTCGTTCCGGAGCCGTCCACGTTCGTGGACCGAGCCATCGCGGACGTCGTCGCATCGCTGGCCGAGTCGCGCGAGTCGGAACTCTCGGCGAGTAACGCGCTGCAGGCGACGGAACTTATCTTCGCGGCGTGGGAGTCCGCCCGTCGACGCGGACGGGTGGACCTCCCGCTCGACGTCGAAACGAACCCGCTCGAAGAGATGGTTACCGACGGTCACCTCCCGGTTCAGCCGTCGTCGAGTGCCTCGTCTTCGTGA
- a CDS encoding glycosyltransferase family 2 protein, giving the protein MSGKGRMDISVVIPTLKPRGEVEAIEHLEQGDFDDYEVLIQDEYPVTKARNEGARAAQAEKIVFIDDDSRPREGYLRRVSEALETEDALSGRTVHPHNDIFESELTSHYDFGDEPRYINRFWGCNMAIRKEVLADVGWWDEEMGWGHEEKELADRVIERYRIYYEPEAVVDHPYANSISDYWLKQYKLEKQTPYYWDRRGMPVQQQWLAVIKSILNPLHYVRRTPKLTLVKAGGTLARGAGRIMGLASKRRSQR; this is encoded by the coding sequence ATGAGTGGAAAGGGAAGGATGGACATCAGCGTTGTAATACCAACGTTAAAACCACGGGGAGAGGTAGAGGCGATAGAACACCTCGAGCAGGGGGATTTCGACGACTACGAAGTCCTCATACAGGACGAGTATCCCGTCACGAAGGCCCGCAACGAGGGAGCGAGGGCGGCCCAAGCGGAAAAAATCGTCTTCATAGACGATGACTCCCGACCGCGGGAGGGTTATCTGCGCCGTGTCTCGGAGGCGCTCGAGACGGAGGACGCGCTCTCGGGGCGCACGGTTCACCCGCATAACGACATCTTCGAGAGTGAACTGACGAGTCACTACGACTTCGGCGACGAACCGCGGTACATCAACCGGTTCTGGGGGTGCAACATGGCGATCCGAAAGGAGGTACTCGCGGACGTCGGCTGGTGGGACGAGGAGATGGGCTGGGGACACGAGGAGAAGGAACTCGCCGACAGGGTCATCGAGCGGTATCGGATCTACTACGAACCCGAGGCGGTGGTCGACCACCCGTACGCCAACTCGATCTCGGACTACTGGCTGAAGCAGTACAAACTCGAAAAACAGACCCCGTACTACTGGGATCGACGGGGAATGCCGGTGCAGCAACAGTGGCTCGCCGTCATCAAATCGATACTCAACCCGCTTCACTACGTTCGTCGAACCCCGAAGCTCACGCTGGTGAAAGCCGGTGGGACGCTCGCGCGTGGGGCCGGGCGCATCATGGGGCTCGCCTCGAAACGACGGTCCCAGCGATAA
- a CDS encoding DolP-mannose mannosyltransferase, with product MTPDAGVFQHIGWHLANGGRLYVDVWEPKLPLPFETTAILSLIAGDDMYLYQYLNVGLMVLAVIGIVLLVGALTHQLTGNAFASTVAGFSMLLLPGFAIRPAYGFKAKYLLLLTGLLAIYLILNDHPFASGALAAASVGYWQLGAIFPLLVVGLAFHRSDVRTAGAVVLGGSSSPSSCSPRPSCCGTRPRRWSHRWC from the coding sequence ATGACTCCAGATGCGGGTGTCTTTCAGCACATCGGATGGCACCTGGCGAACGGGGGACGACTCTACGTCGACGTGTGGGAGCCCAAACTACCGTTGCCGTTCGAGACCACGGCGATTCTCTCGCTGATCGCTGGCGACGACATGTACCTCTACCAGTATCTCAACGTCGGGTTGATGGTGCTCGCGGTCATCGGAATCGTCCTCCTCGTCGGTGCACTCACTCACCAGTTGACGGGCAACGCGTTCGCGAGCACTGTCGCCGGGTTCTCCATGCTGCTCCTCCCGGGCTTCGCGATTCGCCCGGCGTACGGGTTCAAAGCCAAGTATCTGCTTCTCCTCACTGGTCTACTCGCGATCTATCTGATTCTCAACGACCATCCCTTCGCGAGCGGGGCCCTGGCCGCCGCGAGCGTCGGCTACTGGCAACTCGGTGCCATCTTTCCGCTGCTCGTGGTCGGACTCGCGTTCCACCGGTCGGACGTGCGGACGGCCGGTGCCGTCGTACTCGGGGGGTCGTCTTCACCGTCGTCATGCTCGCCCCGACCGTCGTGTTGTGGCACTCGACCTCGGAGATGGTCGCACAGGTGGTGCTGA
- a CDS encoding DUF7289 family protein: protein MSVARPADRAQADVLGFVLLVGLVVVSVTGVVVMGAQGLGALQDEASGKQVQHAFTQLDSVGAEVALGRSDARTVRLGVRDGAVRTVPTGELRLAYEDGPTIHTQTLGAVVYRHGDTVVAYQGGGVWRGTESESRMVSPPEIHYRDGTLTMPLVVVRPDGTDAGNELVVRRLSQQPNLGPGTVRNDVIVLSITSEYYVGWAQYFETRVDDAHVSVDHGTETVTVELGRLEFDTTFPDAIQAHGGAVEVSTGNAEINGPVTAEGSISVAQAGSITGETAAHQSLSTPAIDEAIQQRVTDAPGDPDVTAQDISAGQTLTSGRYYDSDGFSLSGPTTVDLSGGNVTFLVDGDVDVDGGELRVVNAGANRRLRVFTTGDLTVRGGNVYVAPRDPGDPDDIDADRLIVYGESDMQVAMVNGGSYFEGVIYAPRAADAPGVNDAMPTAQTQCQLDDGSYADTCLGTGNFVVDGAIVGGPAAVRQSTTVNYDADLADLTITVTADEVLAPDLTHLHLSVNEIAIEGGGTAGATPTVVPTATSTPAPTATPGPTATPAPTATPTPVPGDESPEVDIDAVDVARYDTQPGPNTKYKDDVTVDWGVSDGDGDLAGVEIIVEDVNGTCGVQTLTPGATGSAATGVETITFGSHTGPSQCTPGGEYEVTLTATDANGNTASETGSESA, encoded by the coding sequence GTGTCCGTAGCGCGGCCGGCCGACCGGGCCCAGGCGGACGTCCTGGGGTTCGTCCTCCTCGTCGGACTCGTCGTGGTGAGCGTGACGGGCGTCGTCGTGATGGGGGCGCAGGGGCTCGGCGCGCTCCAGGACGAGGCGTCCGGGAAGCAGGTCCAGCACGCGTTCACCCAGCTGGACTCGGTCGGCGCGGAGGTGGCTCTCGGCCGGTCGGACGCACGCACGGTTCGGCTCGGCGTCCGTGACGGCGCTGTCCGCACGGTGCCGACCGGGGAGTTGCGACTCGCCTACGAGGACGGCCCGACCATCCACACGCAGACACTCGGTGCGGTCGTCTACCGCCACGGCGACACCGTCGTCGCCTACCAGGGGGGTGGCGTCTGGCGCGGCACAGAGAGCGAGAGCCGGATGGTCTCGCCGCCGGAGATACACTACCGCGACGGGACGTTGACCATGCCGCTGGTCGTCGTCAGGCCCGACGGGACCGATGCCGGAAACGAACTCGTCGTCCGGCGGCTCTCCCAGCAGCCGAACCTCGGCCCCGGAACCGTCCGGAACGACGTAATCGTCCTCTCCATCACGAGCGAGTACTACGTGGGCTGGGCGCAGTACTTCGAGACCCGCGTCGACGACGCCCACGTCTCGGTCGACCACGGGACGGAGACGGTCACCGTCGAACTCGGTCGCCTCGAGTTCGACACGACGTTCCCGGACGCGATTCAGGCGCACGGCGGGGCCGTCGAGGTGTCCACCGGGAACGCCGAGATCAACGGCCCCGTCACGGCGGAGGGGTCGATCTCGGTGGCGCAGGCGGGGAGCATCACCGGCGAGACGGCCGCCCACCAGTCGCTGTCGACGCCGGCCATCGACGAGGCAATCCAGCAGCGGGTCACTGACGCCCCCGGCGACCCCGACGTGACGGCACAGGACATCTCCGCGGGGCAGACGCTCACGAGCGGGCGCTACTACGACAGCGACGGCTTCTCGTTGAGCGGGCCGACGACGGTCGACCTCTCCGGGGGGAACGTCACCTTCCTCGTCGACGGCGACGTGGACGTCGACGGCGGCGAACTGCGCGTCGTGAACGCCGGCGCGAACCGCCGCCTGCGGGTCTTCACGACGGGCGACCTCACCGTCCGGGGCGGGAACGTCTACGTCGCGCCGCGAGACCCCGGCGACCCCGACGACATCGACGCCGACCGACTGATCGTCTACGGCGAGTCGGACATGCAGGTGGCGATGGTCAACGGCGGGTCGTACTTCGAGGGCGTCATTTACGCGCCGCGCGCCGCGGACGCTCCCGGCGTCAACGACGCGATGCCCACCGCCCAGACGCAGTGTCAACTCGACGATGGGAGTTACGCCGACACCTGTCTCGGCACGGGTAACTTCGTCGTCGACGGCGCCATCGTCGGCGGGCCGGCCGCGGTGCGGCAGTCGACGACGGTGAACTACGACGCCGACCTCGCCGACCTGACCATCACCGTCACCGCCGACGAGGTGCTCGCACCCGACCTGACGCACCTGCACCTCTCGGTCAACGAAATCGCCATCGAGGGCGGCGGCACCGCGGGTGCGACGCCGACGGTTGTTCCGACCGCCACCTCGACACCAGCCCCGACCGCGACACCCGGACCGACCGCCACACCGGCGCCGACGGCGACGCCGACACCAGTCCCCGGTGACGAGTCACCCGAGGTCGACATCGACGCCGTCGACGTCGCTCGCTACGACACCCAGCCGGGTCCGAACACGAAGTACAAAGACGACGTGACGGTCGACTGGGGCGTCTCGGACGGGGACGGCGACCTCGCCGGTGTGGAGATCATCGTCGAGGACGTCAACGGGACCTGTGGGGTACAGACGCTCACACCCGGCGCGACCGGTAGCGCCGCCACGGGCGTGGAGACGATCACTTTCGGGAGCCACACGGGTCCGTCCCAGTGTACGCCCGGCGGCGAGTACGAGGTGACACTCACGGCCACGGACGCGAACGGGAACACCGCAAGCGAGACGGGGTCCGAGAGCGCCTGA
- the trpD gene encoding anthranilate phosphoribosyltransferase, with protein sequence MQEYIRRVTDGEDLGVEEAREAARLVFEEATEAQIGALLAALRAKGETETEIAGFAQGMRDAARTIDPDRRPLVDTCGTGGDDYSTINVSTTSAIVAAGAGVAVAKHGNYSVSSSSGSADVLEVAGVDVDAEPPLVEEAIERDGIGFMLAPVFHPAMKAVIGPRKELGMRTLFNVLGPLTNPAGAEAQVLGVYDEALVPVIARALAHMPVERALVVHGAGMDEIGLHGETCVAEVSGSEIEEYTLVPEDIGLESAPVDAVSGGSPEANAADLRGIVAGKVDGAKRDIILANAGAAVYVAGLAESIEEGVEEARASIEDGHAAAKLDDLCVRTDEAEPASEA encoded by the coding sequence ATGCAGGAGTACATCAGACGCGTGACGGACGGAGAGGACCTCGGGGTCGAGGAGGCACGGGAGGCCGCGCGCCTCGTCTTCGAGGAGGCGACGGAGGCACAGATCGGCGCGCTGCTGGCGGCGCTCCGAGCGAAGGGCGAGACCGAAACCGAGATCGCCGGGTTCGCACAGGGGATGCGCGACGCCGCGCGCACTATCGACCCCGACCGGCGTCCCCTCGTCGACACCTGCGGGACGGGCGGTGACGACTACAGCACCATCAACGTCTCGACGACGAGCGCCATCGTCGCCGCGGGCGCGGGCGTGGCCGTCGCCAAGCACGGCAACTACTCGGTCTCCTCGTCGTCGGGGAGCGCCGACGTCTTGGAGGTCGCCGGCGTCGACGTCGACGCCGAACCGCCGCTGGTGGAGGAGGCCATCGAACGCGACGGCATCGGCTTCATGCTCGCGCCGGTGTTCCACCCCGCGATGAAGGCCGTCATCGGCCCGCGGAAGGAACTGGGCATGCGGACGCTGTTCAACGTCCTCGGCCCGCTCACGAACCCCGCGGGCGCGGAGGCGCAGGTGCTCGGCGTCTACGACGAGGCGTTAGTGCCCGTCATCGCCCGCGCGCTCGCGCACATGCCGGTCGAGCGGGCGCTCGTCGTCCACGGCGCGGGCATGGACGAGATCGGTCTCCACGGCGAGACATGCGTCGCCGAGGTGAGTGGCTCGGAGATCGAGGAGTACACCCTGGTCCCCGAGGACATCGGGCTGGAGTCGGCGCCCGTCGACGCCGTGTCGGGAGGAAGCCCAGAAGCAAACGCCGCGGACCTCCGCGGCATCGTCGCCGGCAAGGTCGACGGGGCCAAGCGCGATATCATCCTCGCGAACGCGGGCGCGGCGGTGTACGTCGCCGGCCTCGCAGAATCCATCGAGGAGGGTGTCGAGGAGGCCCGCGCGTCCATCGAGGACGGCCACGCGGCGGCGAAACTCGACGACCTCTGTGTGCGGACCGACGAGGCCGAACCGGCCTCGGAGGCGTAG
- a CDS encoding phosphoribosylanthranilate isomerase, with protein MTRVKVCGVTSEDDLETVVGAGADAVGFIADVPVETPREVDSGTAADLVAAAPPFVTTTLVLMPESPSHAVTLARTIQPDVLQLHCDFDREELQFVRAESSTKVVVTVDASEGDRARGLDDVVDALLVDSTTDEGAGGTGETHDWEATRALAADLDSPVVLAGGLTPENVTEAVRTAAPYGVDVASGVESEGGTKDPAAVRRFVRAVRRVDAEDESEVTA; from the coding sequence ATGACGCGCGTGAAAGTCTGCGGGGTGACCTCCGAAGACGACCTCGAAACGGTGGTCGGCGCCGGCGCGGACGCGGTCGGATTCATCGCCGACGTGCCGGTGGAGACGCCGCGGGAGGTCGACTCCGGGACGGCCGCCGACCTCGTCGCCGCGGCCCCTCCGTTCGTGACGACGACACTGGTCCTCATGCCCGAGTCGCCGAGCCACGCGGTCACGCTCGCGCGGACCATCCAGCCGGACGTCCTCCAGTTACACTGTGATTTCGACCGCGAGGAACTGCAGTTCGTCCGTGCGGAGTCGTCGACGAAGGTCGTCGTCACCGTCGACGCGAGCGAGGGCGACAGAGCGCGCGGCCTCGACGACGTCGTCGACGCGCTGCTCGTCGACTCCACGACCGACGAGGGCGCGGGCGGGACGGGCGAGACCCACGACTGGGAGGCCACCCGCGCCCTCGCCGCCGACCTCGACTCGCCGGTCGTCCTCGCCGGCGGACTCACCCCGGAGAACGTCACCGAGGCCGTCCGAACGGCAGCGCCGTACGGCGTCGACGTCGCCAGCGGTGTCGAGTCCGAGGGCGGGACGAAGGACCCGGCCGCGGTCCGCCGGTTCGTCCGCGCGGTGCGGCGCGTCGACGCCGAGGACGAGAGCGAGGTGACCGCATGA